GGCAAAAAAAATTCTCAGTCATTACCTGGGGTTGTCAGATGAACGAACACGACTCGGAAATCATGTGCGCCCTTTTAGAAAATAGTGGCTACCAGTGGACCGACAGTCCTCAAGAAGCCGATTTAATTGTTCTCAATACATGTTCTGTAAGAAAAAGCGCAGAGCAAAAGGCCCTGGGTTTTTTAGGCAATTTAAAGCACCAGAAGAAAAAAAGGCCGGGAATCCTGATCGCGGTGGGGGGGTGCATGACCCAGAATCCTGAAATCATCGAGTTCTTCCGCAATGAAGCTCCCTATATCGATGTGCTTTTCGGAACAAGAAACTTTCACCAACTGCCCGAACTCATCAAAAAGGCAGAGCAAACAAAATCCCAGGTAATTGAACTGGGGATTGAAAACAAGGAGTTACCCGGGCTGCTCCCGGCCCGTTATGCAAGCCCTGTAAAAGCCTATGTGACGATTATGTACGGTTGCGACAATTTCTGTGCTTACTGCATCGTTCCTTATACAAGGGGAAGGGAGAAAAGCCGCCCGCTGGAAGAAATTGTTGAAGAGGTTGAAAACCTGGCAAAGCAGGGATACCTCGAGGTTATGCTTTTAGGTCAAAATGTAAACACTTACGGCAAAGATCTTCCGGGGAATGTGAATTTTGCCGCACTCTTGCGGAGGCTCGATCAAATACCGGGGCTTGCCAGGATCCGCTACATGACCTCCCACCCCCGGGATTTTAACGACGAACTGATTGAAACAATCGCAAATTCCCAAAAAGTCTGTGAACACTTCCACCTTCCTCTCCAGGCAGGAAGCAATAAAATCCTTGAAAAGATGAACCGGGGTTATACAAGGGAGCAGTACCTCCGCCTGACCGAAAAAATACGGGAAGTAATTCCCGCTGCAAGCATTACAACAGATTTAATCGTGGGATTTCCTGGGGAGACACCGGAAGATTTCCAGGAAACGCTCGATCTCGTGGAGAGAATTCAATTTGACGCGGCTTATACTTTTATGTTTTCGCCGCGCCCCGGAACACCTGCCGCAGACATGAAAGAACAGGTTCCTCTTCCAGAAAAAAAGGCGCGTTTAAGTCAGCTTGCAAAAATCCAAAACCAGATTTCCCTGGCCCGCAACCGGATTCTGGAAGGCCAAATCTGGGAGGTTTTAGTTGAGGGGAAAAGCAAAACAAATCCTGACCGTTGGAGCGGAAGAACAAGAACCAATAAAATCGTGGTCTTCGAAGGGGAAGAAAATTTAAGAGGAAAAATTGTAGAGGTAAAAATTGAATGTGCCCAAACATGGACGCTGCTCGGCTCATTAATTAAAATCAGAGAAAAAGAGGAGTCTTTGCCTTTACCAAGAATTAAGTAGTATATAACCCAGGAGGTGATTAATTTGTCAGTAATTCAGAAGGCTCAGGAATTAGGATATGCGCTTTTGGAGTGCGAAGAAACAACGATTTTGCGGGCGGCGGAAATAAACCTCGATCAGGATCCCGAAGCCCAGGCTTTAATCAGGGATTTTCAAAAACAGCAGCAAAAAATTCAAAAATTACAGGAAGCAGGAATTGAAGTAAGCGAAGATGACTGGCAGAAATTCGGCGAGGTACAGGAAAAAATGAAAGAAAATAAAGCACTTCAAGCTTATTTTTCGGCCCAGAAAAATTTCCAAAAAATTTTACAGCAGGTGAACGCAATTATCAACCAGATCCTTTCTGGAGGCTCCTGTTCTCCATCGGCCTGTTCCGAATGCCAGAGCCCAGACTGCATGTAAAGGGAGTTCCTTGTGCAGGGATCTCGCTCCGACCAGTTAAGTTGCGAAGTCCGGGAATTCGCTCGTGCTGATCGCAAACGGCTTTTTTAGCAAAGGACACCCGCACGGCAGCACAAGTCCAGGAACCCAGGAAACCAAAAACAAGTTCCGGAAGGGGTGAGATTAATGATAATTGGCATCGATGTAGGTGGCACCTATACAGATGCTGTGCTGCTCAAACAGGAACAAGTCCTGGAAAAAATCAAAACCCCTACAATACCGGACGACCTTTTGACTTCTTTACTGAAAGCACTGGAACCCCTTCTCAAGGCTGCAAAAAACAATCAAATTGATCGAATCGTTTTCAGCACCACCTTAATCACCAACTTAATTGCAACAGGAAATATCGATCCGGTTGCCCTGGTTTTGATCCCGGGGCCGGGCCTGAACCCAAATACGTATAATTTTAATATTCCGGACACTTTTATCCTGTCGGGAGCAATTGACTACCGCGGCCGCGAGATCGAACCCCTTAAAGAGAAAGAAATAAAAGAATGCCTTGAGGCCGTCAGAGCGCGGGGCATCAAGCGCGTGGCTATCGTGGGAAAGTTTTCGCAACGAAACAAAAACCACGAAGAGGCAGTTGCTTCTTATTTTAAGCAGCATGCACCTGAGATTCAAACCGTGATGGGACACCAGGTTTCCGGGCGCCTGAACTTCCCGCGCCGTGTGGTAACCTCCCTCCTCACACTTGCAACGCAAAACAGGTTTCAGGAATTCTACTCTCAGATCCAAAAAGTTCTGGCGCAACGGGGAATTACGGCCCCGATTTATATTTTGAAAGCAGATGGAGGAACCCTGCCCTTTGCTCAGGCCTTTTTGAAACCCGTTGAAACCATTTTTTCCGGCCCCGCAGCTAGCACTCTGGGGGTGCTGGCACTGACTCCCAGCGGTCAGACCTCTGTTGTTCTGGACATTGGGGGTACAACCACAGACCTTGCACTCATTTTATCAGGGAAACCACTGCTGGCTTCCCGGGGTGCCCGGATCAACAACCACCTTACACATGTGAGGGCCTTTGCAACAAAATCTGTAGCCCTGGGAGGTGACAGCGTAGTTCAGGTGGGCCCGGATTCCTCTTTGGAAATATTGCCGCAAAGAGCGGGGGCCGCATACTGCCTGGGAGGCCCCCAACCCACTCCAACAGATGCCATGCGGGTTGCAGGATTGATCACGATCGGGGACGAAAAACGCGCCCGGGAAGCAATGAACAAACTGGGAAGCAAATTAAAATTGCCAGCCGAGCAAACAGCCGCTTTAATAATCGAGCTTATGGTCAAACGCATTGCCAGGGAAATTAACGAGATGTTCCTGGCCTGGGAAGAGGAACCCGCGTACCGGATCTGGGAGCTTCTTCAAAAACAGAAAATCAGACCCCAAAATGTAGTCGGGATCGGTGCCTCAGCACCTGCAATCCTGCCCCTCTTAGGAAAAGAAATGGGATGCCGGGCGCTTGTTCCCCCCTACGCAGAGGTTGCCAATGCCATCGGTGCCGCTCTTGCAAAGGTAACCCTCCGGCTGACGTTCCATTTTGACACCGAAAGAAACTTTTATTTTATCGAAGAAACCGGAGTCCAGGAAAAACTTGGAGTCAAGGGGCAACTTTCGTTAGCCGACGCAGAAGAGATGGCCTTTAAGTGGCTTAGGCAGGAAGGGGAAAAATTGGGGATCCCACCGGGAGAAGAACCGGAACTGGTTTACAGCGAAATGTTTAATATGGTACGGGGGTGGACAACTACGGGGAGGCTTTACGATATCTGTGTCCAGTTTCCTCCCGGTATTCTAGAAGACTGGCTGGAAAGAAGGGAACAAAATGCCTGAAAAAACCGGTCTGGTATTTTTTCCTGCTTTTGACTGGGCGATTTCTCCCACGCACCCTGAACGGGAGGAAAGGCTGCTTTATACAAAGGACCAGCTTTTCGAAGAGGGCATCATGGACCTCCCGGAAATCTGCGAATACAAGGCAAGACTTGCGACTTTTAAGGATATTGCGCGGGTTCACTTCTGCGTCCCGGAAATCAGGGCCCAGGTTACCGAGGCGCACCTCATTGCAGCAGG
Above is a genomic segment from Bacillota bacterium containing:
- a CDS encoding YlbF family regulator translates to MSVIQKAQELGYALLECEETTILRAAEINLDQDPEAQALIRDFQKQQQKIQKLQEAGIEVSEDDWQKFGEVQEKMKENKALQAYFSAQKNFQKILQQVNAIINQILSGGSCSPSACSECQSPDCM
- the miaB gene encoding tRNA (N6-isopentenyl adenosine(37)-C2)-methylthiotransferase MiaB codes for the protein MHQERQKKFSVITWGCQMNEHDSEIMCALLENSGYQWTDSPQEADLIVLNTCSVRKSAEQKALGFLGNLKHQKKKRPGILIAVGGCMTQNPEIIEFFRNEAPYIDVLFGTRNFHQLPELIKKAEQTKSQVIELGIENKELPGLLPARYASPVKAYVTIMYGCDNFCAYCIVPYTRGREKSRPLEEIVEEVENLAKQGYLEVMLLGQNVNTYGKDLPGNVNFAALLRRLDQIPGLARIRYMTSHPRDFNDELIETIANSQKVCEHFHLPLQAGSNKILEKMNRGYTREQYLRLTEKIREVIPAASITTDLIVGFPGETPEDFQETLDLVERIQFDAAYTFMFSPRPGTPAADMKEQVPLPEKKARLSQLAKIQNQISLARNRILEGQIWEVLVEGKSKTNPDRWSGRTRTNKIVVFEGEENLRGKIVEVKIECAQTWTLLGSLIKIREKEESLPLPRIK
- a CDS encoding hydantoinase/oxoprolinase family protein, which codes for MIIGIDVGGTYTDAVLLKQEQVLEKIKTPTIPDDLLTSLLKALEPLLKAAKNNQIDRIVFSTTLITNLIATGNIDPVALVLIPGPGLNPNTYNFNIPDTFILSGAIDYRGREIEPLKEKEIKECLEAVRARGIKRVAIVGKFSQRNKNHEEAVASYFKQHAPEIQTVMGHQVSGRLNFPRRVVTSLLTLATQNRFQEFYSQIQKVLAQRGITAPIYILKADGGTLPFAQAFLKPVETIFSGPAASTLGVLALTPSGQTSVVLDIGGTTTDLALILSGKPLLASRGARINNHLTHVRAFATKSVALGGDSVVQVGPDSSLEILPQRAGAAYCLGGPQPTPTDAMRVAGLITIGDEKRAREAMNKLGSKLKLPAEQTAALIIELMVKRIAREINEMFLAWEEEPAYRIWELLQKQKIRPQNVVGIGASAPAILPLLGKEMGCRALVPPYAEVANAIGAALAKVTLRLTFHFDTERNFYFIEETGVQEKLGVKGQLSLADAEEMAFKWLRQEGEKLGIPPGEEPELVYSEMFNMVRGWTTTGRLYDICVQFPPGILEDWLERREQNA